The Pontibacter pudoricolor genome contains a region encoding:
- the ubiE gene encoding bifunctional demethylmenaquinone methyltransferase/2-methoxy-6-polyprenyl-1,4-benzoquinol methylase UbiE, translating into MAVVPYKDQNGDKKSQVATMFNNIAGKYDFLNHFLSAGIDIIWRKKAVSLLAPIKPKQVLDIATGTADFAIETLRLNPDKITGVDISEGMLAVGREKLAKKGLTSKIELLYGDSENLPFGDNSFDAITVAFGVRNFENLEKGLAEMYRVLKPGGMAVVLEFSNPRSFPMKQLYHFYSRNILPMIGKFVSKDNAAYTYLPESVQAFPDGQAFLNIYEKVGFKSTKWHSLTFGISSIYTGRK; encoded by the coding sequence ATGGCAGTAGTACCTTATAAAGACCAGAACGGTGACAAGAAATCGCAGGTGGCAACTATGTTTAACAACATTGCCGGCAAATACGATTTCCTGAACCACTTCCTGAGTGCTGGCATCGATATTATCTGGCGTAAGAAAGCAGTAAGCCTGCTGGCCCCGATCAAACCCAAACAAGTACTGGATATTGCTACCGGAACCGCCGATTTCGCGATAGAGACATTGCGCCTGAACCCTGATAAAATTACCGGTGTGGATATATCGGAAGGGATGCTGGCCGTGGGGCGTGAGAAACTGGCTAAAAAAGGGCTGACCAGCAAAATAGAGTTACTTTATGGCGATTCGGAAAATCTGCCTTTCGGGGATAACTCCTTTGATGCAATTACCGTAGCCTTTGGGGTGCGCAACTTCGAGAACCTGGAGAAAGGGCTGGCAGAGATGTACCGTGTATTGAAACCGGGCGGTATGGCTGTGGTGCTGGAGTTTTCGAATCCGCGCAGCTTCCCGATGAAACAATTGTACCATTTTTACTCCCGGAATATACTACCGATGATAGGTAAGTTCGTTTCAAAGGATAATGCTGCATACACGTACCTGCCCGAATCAGTGCAGGCTTTCCCGGACGGGCAGGCATTTCTTAACATCTATGAAAAGGTTGGTTTTAAATCTACAAAATGGCATTCACTCACATTTGGCATAAGCTCCATTTACACCGGACGAAAATAG
- a CDS encoding SDR family NAD(P)-dependent oxidoreductase yields the protein MFKIALVTGATSGIGRATAIALAKQGYQLIVTGRRKERLEELQQELEGVTTVLPLLFDVRNKEAVQFAIASLPEEWQQIDVLVNNAGNAHGLSPIQEGSLEDWDAMLDINVKGLLYVSHAVIPFMQKQGRGHIINIGSIAGKEVYANGNVYCASKFAVDALSKAMRIDLITTGIKVSEVNPGLVETEFSEVRFKGDKERAAGVYQGYQPLKAEDIADLIAFIVSRPVHVNLAEVMILPAAQASATVVNKNL from the coding sequence ATGTTTAAGATAGCACTTGTAACCGGAGCAACTTCCGGAATAGGCCGCGCTACAGCTATTGCGCTGGCAAAACAGGGATACCAGCTGATAGTTACAGGCCGCCGCAAAGAACGCCTCGAAGAACTGCAGCAGGAGCTGGAAGGCGTAACGACTGTGTTGCCTTTGCTGTTTGATGTGCGGAACAAAGAAGCAGTGCAGTTTGCTATTGCATCGTTGCCGGAAGAATGGCAGCAGATTGATGTGCTGGTTAATAATGCCGGCAACGCCCACGGTCTGTCTCCGATACAGGAAGGTTCGCTGGAGGACTGGGACGCCATGCTGGACATTAACGTGAAAGGCCTGCTGTATGTGAGCCATGCGGTAATTCCGTTTATGCAGAAGCAGGGCCGCGGACATATAATCAATATAGGGTCTATTGCCGGTAAAGAGGTGTATGCCAATGGTAACGTTTACTGTGCCTCTAAATTTGCCGTGGATGCGCTTTCAAAAGCGATGCGCATCGATCTTATAACTACAGGTATCAAAGTATCTGAAGTGAACCCGGGCCTGGTAGAGACTGAGTTTTCGGAAGTGAGATTTAAGGGCGATAAGGAGCGTGCCGCAGGTGTTTACCAGGGATATCAGCCACTTAAGGCAGAAGACATCGCTGACCTGATCGCTTTTATAGTTAGCCGTCCGGTCCACGTAAACCTGGCTGAGGTAATGATACTTCCGGCTGCCCAGGCATCTGCTACAGTTGTAAATAAAAATTTATAG
- the porT gene encoding type IX secretion/gliding motility protein PorT/SprT, giving the protein MFTLLALLLSAPALQAQKKLNTLNKPDYDQKLIHYGFYLAAPLTRYNIDHSQEYADQLAADPSGGEGTTNVNAKFSPGFYTGLVLNVRIADNLDARFVPGVGFYSRKIEFTNMPQETGEIQTVDKVISSTMVELPVLLKFKAKRRTNARMYLVGALSPA; this is encoded by the coding sequence TTGTTTACTTTACTGGCATTGCTGTTAAGTGCTCCGGCACTGCAGGCCCAGAAAAAGTTAAACACACTTAACAAACCTGACTATGATCAGAAGTTAATACACTATGGGTTTTACCTGGCGGCGCCACTTACCCGCTATAATATAGACCACTCGCAGGAGTACGCTGATCAACTGGCAGCTGACCCATCCGGCGGCGAGGGCACTACCAATGTAAATGCCAAATTCAGCCCAGGGTTTTACACAGGGCTGGTGCTTAATGTGCGTATTGCCGATAACCTGGATGCGCGTTTTGTGCCTGGGGTGGGGTTTTACAGCCGTAAGATCGAGTTTACGAACATGCCCCAGGAGACCGGTGAAATTCAGACAGTGGATAAAGTGATCAGCTCAACGATGGTAGAGCTGCCTGTGCTGCTGAAGTTTAAAGCCAAGCGCCGTACCAATGCCCGTATGTACCTGGTGGGGGCATTAAGCCCGGCATAG